The region TTTCCAGTGAGCTGTCACAAAAGGCCAGTGGGAAAGATTTTtcaataaagacatacatatatataaatactgAAAAAACAAAAGGCTAATGCACTTAAGCTATTTAAAGCTAGTGATGTGAAGATTTAAAGCTAGGAACAAGAGGAGATGTTATCAACTCATTATCACCTGATTtcaattttctcttgtaagtGAAAGAGATTAAGTTTACGATATGGATGTACCTTGACTAACAACTAGAGAAGATAGTTTCCCTTGTTCTAGCAGAAAGTTCTTAAAAGAACTGGATTGGCATAGTTCTGTAGCCTTCTTCCATATGGATTCCAAGGTTCTTCTATAATCTTCAGGTATTCTTAATGTTTGTGGCGTTCTCTCCTCACATGAACAACTCACAACATGCTTCCAGCTCTCCCCTGAAATATTATAAGAAACAGGAATTGGTATCAAAGTTTACCATTGGAATTGTACTCAACTAATAAGCTTCTATTCTAAAGATTCAGACCTCTTTCATGAACATTATCCAGCCACAACTTTGAATCATTCACTTCTGAAGAACATTCCATAGAACTAAGCTGCAAAAGAGCAACAGTAAGCCATGTTGTTTGATTTTTTGACATCCTCAATTGTTTTTCTGTTTCCGATAGTATTTTCAGTGCATGACTCAGTTTTTGTAAGTCCACTTCAGCTGCAGGAGAGAAAAACAGTAAGCACAACACTAGACAAAACAAATAATTCTAATAAAAAAATAAGCCTTTGGAAATATGCAAATTGTTTGTAAGGCTTATGGAAAGTAAGACAATAATTCCGTAAATAAAACATCAAACTACTTACAGGTATGCCTACTCGAAAACCTTCTTCTAACTTCAGAGCAACCTTCCTGACAGTTACCCGCAAGAACATCCATAATGAGATTTGCTAGTTGTGATGTAAGCTGCATAGGATCAATTCTTGATCTCATCAGCTCCCTGGCCCTTATCACCGTTTTTGAAGTGTCTGATGACATAGCCAAATCTAGCAGATCAAGCAACTCATCATCTGATACAATGCCAATCTGCAATAGAGAACATAAAAGGGACACCTCATTAGAGATGCACCTTCACTGCTTGAAAAACCAAGTGACTATAAGGCTTCCCACTTACTAGTTCATATGCTAGGGACATTGTGATCCTTTTACCCAGCAGACTCAGTTGATCAAGCATCATCTCGGCATCCCTCATTGAACCACTTGATTTAGCAGCAATAAAGTCTAAAGCAACTTGATCAAAGTCAAGACCCTCTTCATGACAAATTTTTACTAATCTGCCAGAAATATCAGAATCCTTTATCTTAGGAAAGTGGTACCTCTGGGACCGTGATAATGCACTTCGGGGAAGCTTATCCAGATCGGGAGCAATCATTACAAAGATTACATGTTGAGAAAGATTATCCAAGCTGTGTAAAACAGTAGCCCATGTTTCTCCATGTAGTAAGTGACACTCGtcaaaaatgaaaattttaaaccTTGAAGAAACTGGAGGGATGGCTGCCTTCTTAATTAAGGATCTAACCCTTTCTCGCCGATTGATTCGTACTGGATCTACTTCTTTGACATCTCTGCTCCTCCCAGAAAAGAACATAACACATTCCCTGCAAATACCACATGGCCTGTTCTCCTCCAATGAGAGGCAATTCAGTGCAGCAGCAAAAATCCTAGAAGCAGAAGTCTTGCCAGTACCACGAGGGCCGTGAAAAAGATACAATGAAGTTATTCTTCCTTTAATGATTGCACCCAATAGAGACCTTGCTACTACATTTTGTCCCACCAATTCACCAAAAGATTTTGGCCTAAACTTTTGACTCAGACTCCTAGGAGTTTCAGAATGTGGAACAATTTCATTGCAATTGTATTTCAAGCATCTGGTATCATAACTACTGATCTCATCCACATTCTTGCATAGCAACGGGTTGTTTTCTACGTCGGAAGATTCTCGGAATCTTGGTGTTCCTGACCAACAGCAGCTTATACCACATCCAGGGTCATCATTATATACATCATCAACCTCTTCATTCGCAAACAGTGAAGTGCTACGGCTCGAAAGAGCATCTCTAAGTGAGAGAGATGGACTTGTACCATTACCAACAATTCCGAATGATTTTTTCACTTGATTGTGACTCTGGAATTTTCTTTCTGATGCAATGTGTTCTGTTCTTTCTTCCGGTAATTGACCTATGCTTAGTTCATTACACGAGTCAATATCTTCCAAAGGATTAATGGAAGGTATGATACTTTTGTTATCAATACGATGGCTGCAATATCTTCCACCATCGATGGTCAATGGACCCGAAACCTCATACGAGTTAAACTTAGATTTCCCAAGATCATAACTTAAATTGAAATCGTCAAGGAACTCCTGTCTTTGGCCATCTAAATAACCCACATTCTTAGTTCTCAAACGATGGATTTTACCAGAACCACCACCTTCTAGGCAAGAATCCAAGAACCGGAGAGAAATTCCAGAACCCGAATTCGTTTCCCAGTTCACATTATCAACCAAAGCAGAGAACTTGCTCGTTGAAGTAGTAGATGGATCTCTCAGAGACCTCACTCTCCTCAACGCTACAAGAGTCTTTGAAATAGGAATATCAACCGAATGCCGCCGTCCGTCCATGAGTTTTCAAACTCAATATTCAGAACACAAGTATCATCATTATCTAAACTTCACACACTCGAATGTGAGGATCCAATGAAAAGCACCCCCCTACAAAACAACAAGAACAAAGTATGTTAGCTCCAAATCCAAACAACCCAAATGCATAAACATGATAATGAACCAACTACTTCCCAAAAACAAACTAGATTAGAAACTAGAGCTACATTATAAAAACTAGATTAAAAATCAATCAGCATTACAAATTTGAAAAAATGggcataaaaaaattaattcattagTCGAAAGGGTATGCAACACAATGTAGCACCTTTTTCTTGTAATGAAAAAAATAACTTAGAACTTTGAAACATATTTTCTTTCACCCATGGATAAGAGAATGAAAACCCACAAACCCCATTctccatttattaaaaaaaatcacacattTCATGTTTACACACACATGCAGACAACAAAGACAGAATAATATCCGCAAAAACTTGCTGATTAGCTCAAACTCTAGAGAGAGCAAGTCCAAAGAGAGAGACAGAGATAGTAAAAAGAGTGAGTCAAAAGAGAATCAACAATTCAAAACCCAACATCAAAATTAagcaaataaaaacaaaaaaacagtGGGGGGAACAGGGACAAAACTTAAAAATACCAACCTCCCCATACCCCATACTTGTGAAAAATCCAAATACTCAATAAATATATAGCTAAAACTTCGAAGTTGACGAAATTTTTGAAAAGGGTCAGCGCATAAGGCGGGGAAGAAAACCCTAACCCTAAAACAGTGTCCTTGGTGATTGAGCTGAGTAGTGGTAGTAGGTTGAGAAGTAAGAAgatgaagaggaagaagatggttGAAAGAGAAGGGTGAAGGGGCAAAGTAGTAAATGTCATAAATGCGAAGGGCAGAGTAACACGCCATGGCCTGTGACAGAGCCGACGTGTACAGAAAATTCAGAAAGGCTTGTTTTTTTGTGTCAGAAATTCTTTTGTTCTCTTTCCCtctatctttctctttctccctcTTTCATTACCACTCTCTCCCCAGATATTTCACTGTAGAGAGAGACCGGTTATGGTCTCGCCCAGTGAGCttccaagggtatttttggtatttcgTACAGGGTGTTTCAGATTTTCAGTTAGTTCAGTTGGAAGAAAAATATTCATAAATGCTTCTCACGCTCTCTGCTGGCGCGTGTTAAACACATGATTACCGTTATTCTTTTTCATGATTACTGTAGGGCAGGGCATATCCATGTGATAGCTTAccatttttgttatttatttaaattttgatgCATATTATTTATAGATATAAAAATAGGGAAAATATTTACTTTAGTTTTTATAGAAATTCCACTGTTATttattttgtctttttttttatttatttattaatgggTAAGGAGCATTTTGGCGCCCCAAACTTTAGCAAGTATGCCACTTAagtccccaatttttttttttagcattTAGATCCTAATCAGTATTTTTTAGCTCCCATCTCCAACATCATATTCAATAAATAAACCTTAAAGTTAAGAATAAAATGAGATTTTAACAAAATAACACCTTTTTTTCTCTTTAcaccattttaattaatttattgttacgaaatatattattttgacaaattaacttaaatatcaaaaaatctctaacatatttaatatatcacttatatattaattagtttatcatttgttaattattaataaaacaaatatacatattttaaattttagaaacataaaaATTGAATATTTTGATTTTACTAATGATTGTTAATTCTAGTGATatgcataattttaatttttaattatttatgtttttttatttttgaaaagattattattattattattatttccttAATAGCTcaaatttatttcaatttttaaataataatttttaaaggTGCAAAAAAAGTAAAATTATATTCTACGTAATTTTGTACTTAAAATTTTTCAAATGGGTGTAAAATTTTCTTTTAACAATTTATGAGaaatttaaatagaaaaatgtgtagTGAAAAAAAATCGTGTATAGATAAAATCACCATCATTAAATTTCTAGcttctaaaatttaaattatgcaatttttttattaaatattttagatgtataataaaaaaattatttggtattatttaatgaaaatatttatgttaatttatcaaaataatacatttgatgataaataatcaattaaaattGGTGTAAAGAGAAAAAATTGGTGATATTTCATTTATTTATGTCAAATTATCAATTTACCCTGAACTTTTAGAATTTATTTAACAATATATGACATTGGAGACTTATGTGagccaaaaaataataattaaggatctaattactaaataaaaaataaaataaattggggACCTAAGTGAAACACTTGGTTAAATTTGGGGACCCCAAATCTATTTACCTGTTATTAATTATACATTGTTAGGTATGTTTGTTTTCATGGAATGGCAATGTGAATTGGAATAAAATATGAATAAAATGGGAAAAAATATTGTATTGATAacattatttttatgtttaagtGCATGttgattaaaaagaataaattgttaatatttgaatttattattgctgagctattaaaaactaaaaaagaaTTGTGTTTCTATAACTAGGTAGAACAATAATGCTAGTGGAGTGACAATTTGTATTGCTGTAAATTTTTGGCAATGTCATGtgccaaaaaaaatatatgattaatCTATAAAG is a window of Humulus lupulus chromosome 4, drHumLupu1.1, whole genome shotgun sequence DNA encoding:
- the LOC133830163 gene encoding protein STICHEL-like 2, whose amino-acid sequence is MDGRRHSVDIPISKTLVALRRVRSLRDPSTTSTSKFSALVDNVNWETNSGSGISLRFLDSCLEGGGSGKIHRLRTKNVGYLDGQRQEFLDDFNLSYDLGKSKFNSYEVSGPLTIDGGRYCSHRIDNKSIIPSINPLEDIDSCNELSIGQLPEERTEHIASERKFQSHNQVKKSFGIVGNGTSPSLSLRDALSSRSTSLFANEEVDDVYNDDPGCGISCCWSGTPRFRESSDVENNPLLCKNVDEISSYDTRCLKYNCNEIVPHSETPRSLSQKFRPKSFGELVGQNVVARSLLGAIIKGRITSLYLFHGPRGTGKTSASRIFAAALNCLSLEENRPCGICRECVMFFSGRSRDVKEVDPVRINRRERVRSLIKKAAIPPVSSRFKIFIFDECHLLHGETWATVLHSLDNLSQHVIFVMIAPDLDKLPRSALSRSQRYHFPKIKDSDISGRLVKICHEEGLDFDQVALDFIAAKSSGSMRDAEMMLDQLSLLGKRITMSLAYELIGIVSDDELLDLLDLAMSSDTSKTVIRARELMRSRIDPMQLTSQLANLIMDVLAGNCQEGCSEVRRRFSSRHTSEVDLQKLSHALKILSETEKQLRMSKNQTTWLTVALLQLSSMECSSEVNDSKLWLDNVHERGESWKHVVSCSCEERTPQTLRIPEDYRRTLESIWKKATELCQSSSFKNFLLEQGKLSSLVVSQGRAVAELEFCHPNCISKAEKSQKLIANLLRSTLDCNVEIKINLVPCASSKSRHAKVKKPSFKLFSCCRRVRKSQPSTECGSDSDYSEYTSERPMISERCTRPFSDDSSLKIPHECCHRMDVVRTLGNGEGNVQSTRTPPPHGPGHGSLEHRPIAELVAAAPNESRYNNEGCVLPFQEPENQPNCFARTFRRHKKSRSSDASQLVCRTESQQKNMLALSIVRKASSETSVTTSDTNNNSNTYTNSSGDENGLRENSETLCWRTPTFHLKKAWRSRHQQENSQLVRWVLPCASTSK